Proteins from one Romboutsia sp. CE17 genomic window:
- a CDS encoding DUF969 domain-containing protein, producing MELVGILIIIVGFALKLDTIAVVVAAGITTGLVADMNIMEILTTLGDAFITNRTTCLFMLTVPIIGLCERYGLKAKAIMLIKKAKGLSTGILLSGYTFIREVTIGMGVTLGGHPQFVRPLVSPMAEGAAIAKYGELDEKDLDKIKAYSAASDNIGNFCAQNVFMANSGVLLVASTLEGLGIKVDTLQLSKVAIPVAIIALVLWVSQNISLDRKLKKKYENRNNVGGAA from the coding sequence ATGGAGTTAGTAGGAATATTAATTATAATCGTCGGATTTGCATTAAAATTAGACACTATAGCTGTAGTAGTAGCAGCTGGAATTACAACTGGGTTAGTAGCTGACATGAATATAATGGAGATACTAACAACTTTAGGAGACGCATTTATAACAAACAGAACAACTTGTCTATTCATGCTTACAGTTCCTATTATAGGTTTATGTGAGAGATATGGGTTAAAAGCTAAAGCAATAATGCTTATAAAAAAGGCAAAAGGATTATCTACAGGAATATTATTAAGTGGATATACTTTTATAAGAGAAGTAACTATAGGAATGGGGGTTACACTAGGTGGTCATCCTCAATTTGTTAGACCTTTAGTAAGTCCAATGGCAGAAGGTGCAGCAATTGCAAAATATGGTGAACTAGATGAAAAGGATTTAGATAAAATAAAAGCTTACTCAGCTGCATCAGATAATATCGGAAATTTCTGTGCACAAAATGTATTTATGGCTAATTCAGGTGTACTTTTAGTTGCATCTACACTAGAAGGCTTAGGAATAAAAGTAGATACACTTCAATTATCAAAAGTAGCAATACCAGTAGCTATAATAGCTTTAGTATTGTGGGTAAGTCAAAATATATCATTAGATAGAAAATTAAAGAAAAAATATGAAAATAGAAATAATGTAGGAGGTGCAGCATAA
- a CDS encoding DUF979 domain-containing protein, producing the protein MDMTQLSNTLLQIFYMMIGLYMGVTMVFTLKDKNHKTRIGTAVFWGILSAIFMFGDYIPSSIVGLLVVVIALLSATKQINIGTLKQLDETFANLKAEKLGLKIFIPSLSIAIIAMLIASFTSFPGTVAIGISATVTLVITFIITKAKPKEFLEDSNRMYQSMGSFTILPQLLASLGVLFTAAGVGDKISSIISSVIPSGNILVGVIAYCLGMAIFTAIMGNAFAAFSVITVGVGVPFVFAQGGDPVVCSMLALTAGYCGTLLTPMAANFNVLPAALLELKDKNAVIKAQATFAVILLIVHIFLMYTLGF; encoded by the coding sequence ATGGACATGACACAACTTTCAAATACATTATTACAGATATTCTACATGATGATAGGATTATACATGGGAGTTACCATGGTATTTACCTTAAAAGATAAAAATCATAAAACTAGAATAGGTACAGCAGTATTTTGGGGAATATTATCTGCAATATTTATGTTTGGAGATTATATACCAAGTTCGATAGTAGGTTTACTTGTAGTAGTAATAGCACTTTTATCAGCAACTAAGCAAATAAACATAGGAACTTTAAAACAATTAGATGAAACTTTTGCTAACTTAAAGGCTGAAAAACTTGGTTTAAAGATATTTATACCATCGTTATCAATAGCTATAATAGCAATGCTTATAGCATCATTTACTTCATTCCCTGGAACAGTAGCTATAGGTATATCAGCTACAGTTACTTTAGTAATAACATTTATAATAACAAAAGCAAAACCAAAAGAATTCTTAGAAGATAGTAATAGAATGTATCAATCAATGGGATCATTTACTATATTACCTCAATTACTAGCTTCATTAGGTGTATTATTTACAGCTGCTGGAGTAGGAGATAAAATATCTTCTATAATATCAAGTGTTATACCAAGTGGAAATATATTAGTAGGGGTTATAGCTTACTGTTTAGGTATGGCAATATTTACAGCAATAATGGGTAATGCATTTGCTGCATTCTCAGTAATAACTGTAGGTGTAGGTGTTCCATTTGTATTTGCTCAAGGTGGAGATCCAGTAGTTTGTTCAATGCTAGCATTAACTGCAGGATATTGTGGAACATTATTAACACCAATGGCTGCAAACTTTAACGTATTGCCTGCAGCATTACTAGAACTAAAAGATAAGAACGCAGTAATAAAAGCACAAGCAACTTTTGCAGTAATCTTATTAATAGTTCATATATTCTTAATGTACACTTTAGGATTTTAA
- the pcp gene encoding pyroglutamyl-peptidase I, which translates to MKILLTGFDPFGGEPVNPAEEAVKMVKDNINGAEIIKITIPTVQTKSVQAIESAIETHKPDIVISVGQAGGRFDITPERVAINIDDFRIKDNEGNQPTDEIIKSDGQPAYFSNLPVKAMVKHMNDNNIPATLSNTAGTFVCNHVMYGILYMIDKKYPNIKGGFIHIPYMTSQVMDKKNTPYMSLEEIIKGLELAIEACTLYTEDIKTIGGEIC; encoded by the coding sequence ATGAAGATATTATTAACAGGATTTGATCCATTTGGAGGAGAACCAGTAAATCCAGCTGAAGAAGCAGTTAAAATGGTAAAAGACAACATTAATGGAGCTGAGATTATAAAAATAACTATACCTACAGTTCAAACTAAATCGGTTCAAGCAATAGAGAGTGCTATAGAAACTCATAAGCCTGATATAGTAATATCTGTAGGTCAAGCAGGAGGAAGATTTGATATAACTCCAGAAAGAGTTGCTATAAATATAGATGATTTTAGAATAAAAGATAACGAAGGTAATCAACCAACAGACGAAATAATAAAATCTGATGGTCAACCAGCATATTTTTCAAACTTACCAGTAAAAGCTATGGTAAAGCATATGAATGATAATAATATACCTGCTACATTATCAAATACAGCTGGAACATTTGTATGTAATCATGTAATGTATGGAATACTATATATGATAGATAAGAAATATCCTAACATAAAGGGTGGATTTATACACATACCATATATGACATCTCAAGTCATGGATAAGAAAAATACACCATATATGTCATTAGAAGAGATAATTAAAGGATTAGAACTTGCTATAGAAGCATGTACTTTATACACTGAGGACATTAAGACGATAGGTGGCGAAATTTGCTAA